In the Marinobacter sp. Arc7-DN-1 genome, GTCTGGAAGAAATTCCCGAGTTGAACGAGCTGGACAAGGCACCTGATATCACTGTTCTCGGCGTTAACTTTGATGGCATACGGGGCGAGGCGCTGGTGGAGCTGGGTGGTCGGATGGGTATCGATTTCACCATGCTTGCGGACGATCCGGGCCCCGGGTTTGGCTGGAAGTTACCCCTGGCTCTGCCGGCTACATTTATCGTTAACCCGGACGGCGATCTGGTTGAAACCCGCTTTGGCCCGCAGACTGAAGAAGACATCCGGGCGCTGATTGGCGGCTGAAGACCGTTGCCCTAACCGAATTTTACAGCAGGAATAACCTGACATTATGTCGCAGACTTTTGTACACCTCCGTGTCCATTCCGAGTACTCCATGGTGGATGGCCTGGTACGGGTTAAGCCGCTGATCAACCGTGTTGCTGAGCTGGGCATGCCCGCGGTGGGGCTGACCGAACAGTCCAACATGTGCTCGCTGGTGCGTTTCTACAAGGCAGCCATGGGGGCGGGCGTAAAGCCCATTATCGGCGCCGATATCTGGCTTGAAAACCCGGATGAGCCCGATAATCCGTTCCGGGTGACACTGCTGGCCCGGGATAACGACGGCTACCTGAATCTGACCGAGATCATTTCCCTGGGTTACACCGAAGGCCAGCGCTTCGGAAAACCGATCATACAGCGCAAATGGCTTGAGGCCCGCCCGAAGGGCCTGATTGCGCTCTCCGGCAGCAAAATGGGGGATGTCGGTAAGGCGCTTCTGGCAGGCAAACCGGAACTGGCCAGTGAGCGCGCCCGTTACTGGATGGAGCTGTACCCGGAAAGCTATTACCTGGAATTGCAGCGCACCGGCCGCCCGGGGGACGAAGACTGCCTGCACCTGAGTGTCGAGCTGGCCCAGGCATTGGCCCTGCCGGTGGTGGCCACCAACGATGTCCACTTCCTGGATGCGGATGATTTCGAGGCCCACGAAGCCCGGGTGTGCATCGGCGAGAGCCGTACCCTGGATGACCCCCGTCGTGACCGTCGCTTCAGTGACCAGCAGTACCTGCGCAGCGCCGGGGAAATGATCGAGCTGTTCAGCGACATCCCGGAAGCGATCGAGAACACGGTGGAGATCGCCCGCCGCTGTTCGGTCAAGGTCCGCATGGGTGAATACTTCCTGCCGAACTACCCGATTCCGGACGGGATGACCATAGACGAATACTTCCGCAAGGTATCGGAAGAAGGCCTGGAAGAACGACTTGCCAAAACCCTGAGCAAAGACGACCCGGAATACGATGCCAAGCGCGAGGCCTACTACACACGCCTGAATTTCGAGCTGGACATCATCATCCAGATGGGATTCCCGGGCTACTTCCTGATCGTTATGGACTTTATCAAGTGGGCCAAGAACAACGGCGTGCCGGTCGGTCCGGGTCGGGGCTCCGGTGCCGGCTCCCTGGTCGCCTATGCCCAGCTGATCACCGACCTGGACCCCCTGGAATACGACCTGCTGTTCGAGCGGTTCCTGAACCCGGAGCGGGTTTCCATGCCCGATTTCGACGTCGATTTCTGTATGGAAGGGCGGGACCGGGTGATTGCCTATGTGGCCGAGAAATACGGCCGGGAGGCGGTCTCCCAGATCATCACCTTCGGTACCATGGCAGCCAAAGCGGTGGTGCGTGACGTTGCCCGGGTGCAGGGCAAATCCTACGGCCTGGCAGACAAACTCTCCAAGATGATTCCCTTTGAGCCGGGAATGACCCTCGAGAAGGCCCTGATTCAGGAGCCCCAGCTCAAGGACTTTTTGGATCAGGACGAAGAGGCCCAGGAAATCTGGGAAATGGCCCTGAAGCTGGAAGGGGTCTGCCGCAACGCCGGCAAGCACGCTGGCGGTGTGGTTATTGCCCCCACCAAGATCACCGATTTCTCGCCCCTGTACTGCGACGACGAGGGCGGCAGCCTGGTCACCCAGTTCGATAAAGGCGATGTTGAAGACGCCGGCCTCGTAAAGTTCGACTTCCTCGGGCTGCGGACGCTGACGATCATCGACTGGGCTCTGAAGATGATCAATCCTCGCCGGGAAAAGCGGGGATTGCCGGCACTGGATATCAACGAGATTCCCCTGGCGGATGCGCCCTCGTTCGACATGCTGAAAAAAGCGGAAACCACGGCGGTGTTCCAACTGGAATCCCGGGGTATGAAAGACCTGATCCGGCGCCTCCAGCCGGATTCCCTGGAAGACATGATCGCCCTGGTGGCCCTGTTCCGCCCCGGGCCGCTGCAATCCGGCATGGTGGACGACTTTATCGACCGGAAGCATGGTCGGCAGCCCATGTCGTTCCCGCACCCGGATTATCAGTACGAGGGTCTGAAACCTGTCCTGGAGCCTACCTACGGGGTCATCCTGTACCAGGAGCAGGTCATGCAGATCGCCCAGGTGATGGCGGGCTACACGCTTGGTAACGCTGACATGCTGCGCCGGGCCATGGGCAAGAAAAAGCCCGAGGAAATGGCGAAACAGAAGCAGTTTTTTCTGGACGGTTGTGAAAAGAATGGCATCAACAAGACCCTGGCAGAAAACATTTTCGACCTGGTGGAAAAGTTTGCCGGTTACGGTTTCAACAAATCGCACTCGGCCGCCTATGCCCTGGTGTCCTACCAGACCCTGTGGCTGAAGGCCCATTACCCGGCGGAGTTCATGGCCGCAGTGCTTACCGCGGATATGCAGAATACCGACAAGGTGGTCACCCTGGTCGAAGAATGCCGGACTATGAAGCTGGATCTGCTGGTGCCGGATGTCAGTCGCTCTGAATATACCTTCACGGTTAACGATGAGGGCCAGATCGTCTATGGTCTCGGCGCCATCAAGGGGTTGGGTGAGGGGCCGATCCAGAGCATTGTGGAAGGGCGCGGAGAAGGCGGGCCGTACCAGGATATTTTTGATTTCTGCCGGCGGGTCGACCTGAAAAAAGTCAACAAGCGGGCCATGGAGGCCCTGATCCGCTCCGGTGCCATGGACAAACTCGGTGCTGGCCGGGCCCAGTTGATGGCGAGCATCGAAAAGGCCGTGCAACAGGCCGACCAGCAATCCCGCAACGAATCTGTCGGCATGATGGACATGTTCGGCGAAATGCTGGAGGCCGGTGACGGCGGCGATCCGTACGAAGATGTCGCCGGGATTCGAGAGTGGCCTGAAAAGCAGAGGCTCAAGGGGGAGAAGGATACCCTGGGGCTTTACCTGACCGGCCATCCGTTCGATGAATATGAGAAAGAGGTACGGCGGTTCGTGCGGTCATCCATTGCCGACCTGAAACCCAACAAATCGCCCCAGCGGGTTGCCGGGCTCGTGGTGGCCCAGCGCACCATGAAAACCCGCACCGGGTCCACCATGTGTTTTATAACACTGGATGACCGGAGTGCCCGGATTGAGGCGACCCTGTTCTCGGAAGCGTTTTTCGAGAATCGGGAGCTGCTGCAATCCGATCAGGTGATTGTGGTGGAGGGGCAGGTGAGCCACGATGACTACTCCGGTCAGATGAAGATGCGGGTGAGTTCGGTGATGGATGTCGCCACAGCGCGCCAGCAGTTCAGTCGCGGACTGAAGCTGAATCTCCATGCCGATCAGCTGCGGAATGGTCTGCTTGAAAAACTGGACAGCACCTTGCGGCCCTTCCGCTGCGAAGGCAGCCCGGTGTGGATTGAGTACAGCAGTCCTGAGGCTTCAACCCGGATCGAGCTGGGTGAGTCCTGGCGGGTCCAGCCCGACGATAACCTGTTGCTGGAGCTCCGGTATCTCGTAGGCGACCAGTCGGTAGAACTGGTCTATGATTAAGTAAGCCCGAAAATTAAAACTTTGTCAGATTGCGGACTCATACCAAGGTCCGCTTTAGCCCTTGGCCGGGCGCTGCTATCTTTGTTTCAAATTCTGGTTTGGCGGAGCGTTGTCCCGCCTGGCAAAAAATGATGGAACATCATGAACCCTAATTATCTGGATTTCGAACAGCCAATTGCCGACCTGGAAGCCAAGATTGAAGAGCTTCGTATGGTCGGCAACGACACCGACATCAACATCTCCGACGAAATTACCCGGCTGAAGAAAAAGAGCGTCAGCCTGACGGAGAGTATTTTCTCCGACCTTCAGCCCTGGGATGTTTCCCGTCTTGCCCGGCATCCGCGCAGGCCCTATACCCTCGATTACATCGAATCGATTTTCGAGGATTTCGACGAACTGCACGGTGACCGCCGCTATGCCGACGATCTTGCCATTGTGGGCGGTACTGCCCGGCTGGATGACAAGCCGGTGATGGTCATCGGTCACCAGAAGGGCCGGGAAGTGCGTGACAAGGTCAAGCGCAACTTCGGCATGCCACGTCCAGAGGGGTATCGCAAGGCCCTGCGCCTGATGGAAATGGCCGAGCGGTTCAGGATGCCGATCCTGACCTTTATCGATACGCCGGGTGCCTACCCGGGCATCGGTGCCGAGGAGCGGGGCCAGAGTGAGGCCATCGCTTTCAATCTGGCGGTGATGTCGCGGCTGAAAACACCCATTATTTCCACGGTGATTGGTGAAGGTGGTTCTGGTGGCGCACTGGCCATCGGTGTCTGCGACCAGCTGAACATGCTTCAGTATTCCACCTACGCGGTTATTTCCCCGGAAGGCTGCGCCTCTATACTCTGGAAGAGCGCCGAATATGCCGCTCAGGCGGCAGAGGCGATGGGGGTTACCGCAGACCGGCTGAAAGAGCTCGGGTTGGCGGATAATGTTATCCGGGAGCCTTTGGGGGGTGCGCATCGCAACCCCGAGAAAATGGCGGAATCTCTCAAGGAAGTTCTCGCAAAAGGTGTCGCAGAACTCAGCCGCCTGCCCCTGGATGAGCTGGTAGCCCGCCGCTATGAGCGGCTGACCCGCTATGACACCGGGCGCTGAGCCCGGATCCGGATTCCGCTGGCCGGAGGCCTTGAGTGCCCCGGTCAGAGAACTCTCCGACTTTTCCCGCCTTTGGGTTGCCCTGAGTGGTGGCCTGGATTCGACCCTGTTGCTGCATCTTGCCGTCCATTGCCATGGCCCTGCAGGAACCGTTAACGCTGTCCATATCAATCACCAGTTGCAGCCGAACGCGTCGGAAACCGAGGCGTTCTGTCGGGCGCTGTGCGCCGTCTTGGAAGTGCCGCTGGTGGTTGAGCGGGTGTCGGTTGTTTCCGGTGATGATCGCGGAGGTTCCGGTGGCATTGAGGAAGCGGCTCGCACGGCCCGGTATGGGGTGCTTGAGGAGCTCATGCGGCCAGGGGACATTCTGTTGATGGCCCATCATGGTGACGATCAGGCTGAAACCGTTTTGTTCAGGATGCTCAGGGGAAGTGGTGTGGCGGGGCTGGCGGGTATGCCGGCCAGTCGCGCCCTGGGCGCCGGGCGTCTGGTTCGGCCATTGCTACACCTGGAGCGGTCAGAGCTTGAGCACTGGGCACAGGCGGCCGGACTATCCTGGATCAACGATCCCAGCAATACCAACGAGCGTTTCGACCGGAATTTTCTCCGGCACAGGGTGCTGCCGCTCGTGCGGTCCCGCTGGCCGGGGCTGAACCGCAGGCTTTGCCACACCGCCGACGCCTGCGCCGAGAGCGAAACCCTGAACCGGAAACTTGCCGCGTTGCAGTGGAAGTCTCTCGGTGGTGAGTGGGACCGCTTGCCGACAACCGGCCTGAAGGCACTCTCGCTGGCAGAGCAGAAGAACCTGATTCGCTGGTGGGTCCGGGAGCGCGGGTTTCAGCCGCCCTCGGTCGCAGACTGGCAGCAGAGCCTGCATGATCTGCTTTTTGCAGGCGAGGACCGGGAGCCGGAATTGAGGGCTGAAGGCTTCAGCCTTCGACGGTTTCAGGGTGGTTTGTATCTGGTTCCAGAGAAAGCGCCATTGCCGGAAACGCCGGTGGCCCTCGAACCCGGTCCGGCCCGGCGTTGGGGCGAATGGTCCCTGAAGCTGGAGCCGGTCTCTACCCCGGAAAGCCTGCCACCGCCAATACGGATATTTACGAGGCAGGGCGGGGAGCGCGTTCGTTTTCACCCTGATGGCCGGTCCAGATCGCTCAAGAAATGGCTTCAGGAGCTTAGGGTGCCACCCTGGGAGAGACCCCGCCTGCCGCTGGTTTTTGCAGGCTCCGAGGGCGTTGGGGAACTCATCGCCATTGGCGATTTGTGGTGCTCTGAACAATACTCGGGAGGCGCCCATGCCGCCGCTTGGCGGCTGGTTGTTGAACGGGAATGTGATTGAGTCAGTGGGGCCTTTCTGGTAGTCTGGCGTCCCATCTTGAGATGACAATCTCCCTCCTTCACCGAACCAGACAATCATGGAATCTGCATGACGCGTTATATTTT is a window encoding:
- the dnaE gene encoding DNA polymerase III subunit alpha — encoded protein: MSQTFVHLRVHSEYSMVDGLVRVKPLINRVAELGMPAVGLTEQSNMCSLVRFYKAAMGAGVKPIIGADIWLENPDEPDNPFRVTLLARDNDGYLNLTEIISLGYTEGQRFGKPIIQRKWLEARPKGLIALSGSKMGDVGKALLAGKPELASERARYWMELYPESYYLELQRTGRPGDEDCLHLSVELAQALALPVVATNDVHFLDADDFEAHEARVCIGESRTLDDPRRDRRFSDQQYLRSAGEMIELFSDIPEAIENTVEIARRCSVKVRMGEYFLPNYPIPDGMTIDEYFRKVSEEGLEERLAKTLSKDDPEYDAKREAYYTRLNFELDIIIQMGFPGYFLIVMDFIKWAKNNGVPVGPGRGSGAGSLVAYAQLITDLDPLEYDLLFERFLNPERVSMPDFDVDFCMEGRDRVIAYVAEKYGREAVSQIITFGTMAAKAVVRDVARVQGKSYGLADKLSKMIPFEPGMTLEKALIQEPQLKDFLDQDEEAQEIWEMALKLEGVCRNAGKHAGGVVIAPTKITDFSPLYCDDEGGSLVTQFDKGDVEDAGLVKFDFLGLRTLTIIDWALKMINPRREKRGLPALDINEIPLADAPSFDMLKKAETTAVFQLESRGMKDLIRRLQPDSLEDMIALVALFRPGPLQSGMVDDFIDRKHGRQPMSFPHPDYQYEGLKPVLEPTYGVILYQEQVMQIAQVMAGYTLGNADMLRRAMGKKKPEEMAKQKQFFLDGCEKNGINKTLAENIFDLVEKFAGYGFNKSHSAAYALVSYQTLWLKAHYPAEFMAAVLTADMQNTDKVVTLVEECRTMKLDLLVPDVSRSEYTFTVNDEGQIVYGLGAIKGLGEGPIQSIVEGRGEGGPYQDIFDFCRRVDLKKVNKRAMEALIRSGAMDKLGAGRAQLMASIEKAVQQADQQSRNESVGMMDMFGEMLEAGDGGDPYEDVAGIREWPEKQRLKGEKDTLGLYLTGHPFDEYEKEVRRFVRSSIADLKPNKSPQRVAGLVVAQRTMKTRTGSTMCFITLDDRSARIEATLFSEAFFENRELLQSDQVIVVEGQVSHDDYSGQMKMRVSSVMDVATARQQFSRGLKLNLHADQLRNGLLEKLDSTLRPFRCEGSPVWIEYSSPEASTRIELGESWRVQPDDNLLLELRYLVGDQSVELVYD
- a CDS encoding TlpA family protein disulfide reductase, coding for MQYPDSLRVRPRLASAGFLLMVIALAGCQKTELERAGGTKLNWDTLRGQWVLVNYWAEWCKPCLEEIPELNELDKAPDITVLGVNFDGIRGEALVELGGRMGIDFTMLADDPGPGFGWKLPLALPATFIVNPDGDLVETRFGPQTEEDIRALIGG
- the accA gene encoding acetyl-CoA carboxylase carboxyl transferase subunit alpha; amino-acid sequence: MNPNYLDFEQPIADLEAKIEELRMVGNDTDINISDEITRLKKKSVSLTESIFSDLQPWDVSRLARHPRRPYTLDYIESIFEDFDELHGDRRYADDLAIVGGTARLDDKPVMVIGHQKGREVRDKVKRNFGMPRPEGYRKALRLMEMAERFRMPILTFIDTPGAYPGIGAEERGQSEAIAFNLAVMSRLKTPIISTVIGEGGSGGALAIGVCDQLNMLQYSTYAVISPEGCASILWKSAEYAAQAAEAMGVTADRLKELGLADNVIREPLGGAHRNPEKMAESLKEVLAKGVAELSRLPLDELVARRYERLTRYDTGR
- the tilS gene encoding tRNA lysidine(34) synthetase TilS, which encodes MTPGAEPGSGFRWPEALSAPVRELSDFSRLWVALSGGLDSTLLLHLAVHCHGPAGTVNAVHINHQLQPNASETEAFCRALCAVLEVPLVVERVSVVSGDDRGGSGGIEEAARTARYGVLEELMRPGDILLMAHHGDDQAETVLFRMLRGSGVAGLAGMPASRALGAGRLVRPLLHLERSELEHWAQAAGLSWINDPSNTNERFDRNFLRHRVLPLVRSRWPGLNRRLCHTADACAESETLNRKLAALQWKSLGGEWDRLPTTGLKALSLAEQKNLIRWWVRERGFQPPSVADWQQSLHDLLFAGEDREPELRAEGFSLRRFQGGLYLVPEKAPLPETPVALEPGPARRWGEWSLKLEPVSTPESLPPPIRIFTRQGGERVRFHPDGRSRSLKKWLQELRVPPWERPRLPLVFAGSEGVGELIAIGDLWCSEQYSGGAHAAAWRLVVERECD